In Chloroflexota bacterium, a single genomic region encodes these proteins:
- a CDS encoding response regulator, translated as MRTKAQILIVDDEVDFTEALKKSLEPKGYQVVVARSKDEAEDMVNNQKPDMVIVGTIRPRGSAFQLHVWLKDTPQFSDMPLLVVDAPLEERLIKGWLMDEGLELRAEDYVSKPIKSASLVPRIEKLLAKAIHMIKVLVVDDHAVVREGIRALLVLQKDMEVIGEAENGQVAIDKVLKLSPDVVIMDIVMPVMSGLDATKRISEDSPQTKVLMLTQYDDKENMFVAKQSGAYGFVAKKAASSDLLTGIRTVSAGRYFPRAFAYVTANW; from the coding sequence ATGAGGACGAAAGCTCAAATCTTAATCGTTGATGACGAAGTTGATTTTACGGAAGCCTTGAAGAAGTCTTTAGAGCCTAAAGGTTATCAGGTAGTGGTCGCCAGGAGCAAGGATGAGGCTGAGGACATGGTTAATAACCAAAAGCCTGATATGGTCATCGTGGGCACAATCAGGCCTCGAGGTTCTGCATTTCAACTACACGTTTGGCTGAAAGATACACCGCAGTTTAGCGATATGCCGCTTCTTGTCGTCGATGCGCCGTTAGAAGAGCGATTAATTAAAGGGTGGCTGATGGATGAAGGCTTAGAGCTACGAGCTGAAGATTATGTCAGCAAACCAATCAAGTCGGCTTCACTGGTACCACGGATTGAAAAATTATTGGCCAAGGCAATCCATATGATTAAAGTGCTTGTGGTGGACGACCATGCGGTCGTCAGGGAGGGAATCCGCGCTTTGCTGGTCCTGCAAAAAGATATGGAAGTCATAGGTGAGGCTGAGAATGGGCAAGTCGCCATTGATAAGGTACTCAAGCTTTCCCCGGATGTAGTAATAATGGATATCGTCATGCCTGTGATGAGCGGCCTTGATGCAACAAAACGAATAAGTGAGGATTCCCCTCAAACCAAGGTTTTGATGCTGACACAGTATGATGATAAAGAAAATATGTTTGTTGCCAAGCAATCGGGGGCGTACGGATTTGTCGCCAAGAAGGCTGCCAGTTCCGACCTTCTGACCGGTATAAGGACGGTTAGCGCCGGCAGATACTTCCCCCGGGCTTTTGCCTATGTAACTGCTAACTGGTAA
- a CDS encoding response regulator transcription factor yields MKRIKVMVVDDHTIVRDGICALLALVQDIEVIGEASSGTEALKMLKSLEPDVVLMDIAMPDMGGLEATRHICKEFPRTKVIALTQHDDKEFVFPVIEAGASGFISKIAASSDLASGIRSVFRGDSYVSPSVAKVLIEDYQQKGPRGSRDPYNQLTERERDVLRLAAEGRTTQEIADALVISPKTVEGHKTSLMTKLGIHNRTELIKYALRKGIISV; encoded by the coding sequence ATGAAGCGCATTAAAGTCATGGTCGTAGATGACCATACCATTGTTCGAGACGGCATTTGTGCCCTGTTAGCGCTTGTTCAGGACATCGAAGTGATTGGTGAAGCCAGTAGCGGTACGGAAGCGCTGAAGATGCTTAAAAGCTTAGAGCCAGATGTCGTGCTTATGGATATAGCCATGCCCGACATGGGCGGATTGGAAGCTACCCGCCATATCTGTAAAGAATTCCCCAGAACAAAAGTGATCGCCCTGACACAACATGACGATAAGGAGTTCGTATTTCCCGTGATAGAGGCCGGGGCCTCGGGTTTCATAAGCAAAATAGCGGCATCTTCCGACCTTGCCTCAGGAATCAGGTCGGTTTTTCGCGGAGATTCCTACGTCTCCCCATCGGTGGCTAAAGTTTTAATTGAAGATTACCAGCAAAAAGGCCCCCGGGGTAGCCGTGACCCCTACAATCAGTTAACCGAACGGGAGCGAGATGTACTTCGGCTGGCAGCGGAGGGACGTACTACTCAGGAAATCGCGGACGCACTGGTAATCAGCCCCAAAACTGTGGAAGGGCATAAGACAAGCCTTATGACCAAGCTTGGCATCCACAACCGTACCGAATTAATCAAATACGCCCTGCGCAAGGGCATCATTAGCGTTTGA